Part of the Salvelinus namaycush isolate Seneca unplaced genomic scaffold, SaNama_1.0 Scaffold2697, whole genome shotgun sequence genome is shown below.
AGTGAACACGGGGCCGACAGGCAGAGCCATGGTATTGGTGAACACGGGGCCGACAGGCAGAGCCATGGTATTAGTGAACACGGGGTCGACAGGCAGAGAGGAGGAATGTAAGAGAAAGACCGAAAAAGGTGGGGCATATAGGGGAGAGAGAAGCAAGGGAACGAGGGAGGAAACTAAGTATGTAATGAAGAAGAGAAGGGGGGAAAAGTAGGAAAGAGGAAAGTCAACAAAATAGTGGGGAGAGAGTGGAAAAgccagggaaagagagggggagagagtggaaaagccagggaaagagagggggagagagtggaaaAGCCAGGGAAAGGGTCAAGGAATGGTGAAAGCTGTCTGATGTAGGTAGTGATGAAAGGAGAGATGAATCTCTAATGGACTCCTGGCTCCTGGACGGGTTGAGCCGCAGACTTGTGTCATTTGGAGGAAGTTCTAGTCGTGGAGAGATCATACAGTCAGGGACTGGCCAgtttctgctcgctctctctctctctgtctggtgaTACCTCAACCTCTAAGGACcgctgtgtgtgggtgtctacATATGTGTTTGCCGAAGTGTCTGTGTTgagcgcctgtgtgtgtgttttatctctGTATGTGTATTTGCTCAGGGCACATGTCATGCAGTGTGTCGCCAATGTGGCGTCAAAGGCCTTTTTCCCCAAACAGTCAGTCAGATAAGAGGAGATAAGCTTGACCACGTGTGTTTATGCACCAAGCAGAGTAATCAGAGAATATCAAACCCATGCCGCTATTCCACACCCCTGCATGATACCCCCTCCGCTGTTCCACACCCCTGCATGATACCCCCTCCGCCGTTCCACACCCCTGCATGATACCCCCTCCGCCGTTCCACACCCCTGCATGATACCCCCTCCGCCGTTCCGCACCCCTGCATGATACCCCCTCCGCCGTTCCGCACCCCTGCATGATACCCCCTCCGCTGTTCCACACCCCTGCATGATACCCCCTCCGCTGTTACACACCCCTGCATGATACCCCCTCCGCCGTTACACACCCCTGCATGATACCCCCTCCGCCGTTCCACACCCCTGCATGATACCCCCTCCGCCGTTACACACCCCTGCATGATACCCCCTCCGCCGCTCCACACCCCTGCATGATACCCCCTCCGCCGTTCCACACCCCTGCATGATACCCCCTCCGCCGTTCCACACCCCTGCATGATACCCCCTCCGCCGTTCCACACCCCTGCATGATACCCCCTCCGCCGTTCCACACCCCTGCATGATACCCCCTCCGCCGTTCCACACCCCTGCATGATACCCCCTCCGCCGTTCCACACCCCTGCATGATACCCCTTTGTTTATTCATTTCGTAAATAATTGGTGTCATCTTGAATCACCTCAGTATATCAGTACCTTCCATCCTCTGTGACTGAAACCAAATGTCCCTAAACcccacagagtgtgtgtgtgtgtgagtgagaagtGCGGTCACCATAGAGCTGATGTGTGTTGTCATGTTTCTACAGGGCTGTCCAGGAGATAGTTAAGGATATCCGGCAGGGGGTCGGGACCCGCTACGGGGCCGAGAAACTGTCTGAGCTCTGCAAACTGCTGCCTGACGCCGACGAGGTAAAGACTTTGCTCTGTGTCCTCTCCGACACACCGTAGCTCCTACTGCAACAACACTGACTAGCCTGTAGCCCACCCCGCTATTCATCTAGTTCTCATTATCCAGATCAACAGTTTGCCATTACACCGTCTCAGACTTGTGAAAGGCTTACTGACAATGCTTCTGGTAAAATATGTTCCCAATGGCTGCACGTGTTGTTGTATACGGACACGGTTATAGGAATGTAAAATACATAAGAATGAGTTATCCTGGGTGATGGGGGTTCTACCACCGGACTCACCCTGGGTGATGGGGGTTCTACCACTGGACTCATCCTGGGCGATGGGGGTTCTACCACTGGACTCATCCTGGGCGATGGGGGTTCTACCACTGGACTCATCCTGGGTGATGGGGGTTCTACCACCGGACTCACCCTGGGTGATGGGGGTTCTACCACTGGACTCATCCTGGGCGATGGGGGTTCTACCACTGGACTCATCCTGGGCGATGGGGGTTCTACCACTGGACTCATCCTGGGCGATGGGGGTTCTACCACTGGACTCACCCTGGGCGATGGGGGTTCTACCACTGGACTCACCCTGGGCGATGGGGGTTCTACCACTGGACTCACCCTGGGCGATGGGGGTTCTACCACTGGACTCACCCTGGGCGATGGGGGTTCTACCACTGGACTCACCCTGGGCGATGGGGGTTCTACCACTGGACTCACCCTGGGCGATGGGGGTTCTACCACTGGACTCACCCTGGGCGATGGGGGTTCTACCACTGGACTCACCCTGGGCGATGGGGGTTCTACCACTGGACTCACCCTGGGCGATGGGGGTTCTACCACTGGACTCACCCTGGGCGATGGGGGTTCTACCACTGGACTCACCCTGGGCGATGGGGGTTCTACCACTGGACTCACCCTGGGCGATGGGGGTTCTACCACTGGACTCACTCTGGGCGATGGGGGTTCTACCACTGGACTCACTCTGGGCGATGGGGGTTCTACCACTGGACTCACCCTGGGCGATGGGGGTTCTACCACTGGACTCACCCTGGGCGATGGGGGTTCTACCACTGGACTCACCCTGGGCGATGGGGGTTCTACCACTGGACTCACCCTGGGCGATGGGGGTTCTACCACTGGACTCACCCTGGGCGATGGGGGTTCTACCACTGGACTCACCCTGGGCGATGGGGGTTCTACCACTGGACTCACCCTGGGCGATGGGGGTTCTACCACTGGACTCACCCTGGGCGATGGGGGTTCTACCACTGGACTCACCCTGGGCGATGGGGGTTCTACCACTGGACTCACCCTGGGCGATGGGGGTTCTACCACTGGACTCACCCTGGGCGATGGGGGTTCTACCACTGGACTCACCCTGGGCGATGGGGGTTCTACCACTGGACTCACCCTGGGCGATGGGGGTTCTACCACTGGACTCACCCTGGGCGATGGGGGTTCTACCACTGGACTCATTCTGGGCGATGGGGGTTCTACCACTGGACTCACCCTGGGCGATGGGGGTTCTACCACTGGACTCGAAAGCAATGCTTTAAATTCTAAACATTATTTCGGGAGATTCTATTAAATGAAACCCAGGTGGAATTCCCAGTAAAAGGAATGAGGTTTGTAGACTGTAACAGGAAAGCTAACTGATAATATCTCTAAGCTGTCCGTCTGGGTGTTTATACAGGAGGCTCGCCTGAAGAGGTTCACGGAAGAACGCAGTGGGCTTGGGGAGTCTGACCTCTTCATGATTCTGCTAGTGGACGTCCCCAGGTATACCACACACCCCCTAGCACTGTTATCACTTCACTGTGATAACAACTATTACAAACCCTAACCTTGAAGTTCAAACTATGTTGCGAAATATGCCAGTTTATCTGCTGTTCTCATTTTTGCAGTGACTCCCACCCTCAACACACTATAGTGTCTGATTCCCTGACTTTCCACTCTGTGCTGATGTGTGTCTGATGATCGATAAGGCTCTGACCActttcatcctctcctccccttttctACACCGTTAGCTTTCGTCTGCGTCTGGACGCCATGATCCTGCAGGAGGAGTTTGACCCTGCtgtgacctctctctgtctggcagCCAGATGTCTGAGGGAGGCGGCCAGAGGTAAACCATCAACAGGGGCTTTTTAGTAAATGGATAtgtcccaaatggtgccctatcccctatatagtgtactacttttgaccaggttccatagggctctcccatagggaatagggtgccatttgggtctaCTCTACTCCCTATCACCGCCCCTTCAAACTCTTTTGTGGCCGTTCCCTTCCGTACCGTTCACTTCCCCTTTTAGTGCTCTTGTCTTGTTGGCACTCAGTATGAAATGGTGGAAGTTATTTAGTTGAGTTAGTTTTACTCTACACTACTACTCATCACCGTCCCTTTAATTGTGGCCCATCTACTTCCCCTTTTTAGATACTACcaatacatcccaaatggcaccctattccctacatagggcactacttttgtccagatccctatgggccctggtaaaaagtagtgcactataaaaggtacagggagccatttgggacacaaacatgGCCTACTGCTATTCATCAGCGCCCCCACCCCTTTAATCAGTTTCCCCTTTAATCAGCGGGGGGGTTTAGTTTCCGCTTTAATCAccagcaagggggggggggggggggttaggttcTCCTTTaatcacctgtctgtctgtatctctgtctctctctctctctctctctctctctctctctctctgtctctctctctctctctctgtctctctctctctctctctctctctctgtctctctctctctctctctgtctctctctctctctctgtctctctctctctctctctgtctctctcttagaGCTGTTGAGCTGTCCTGAGCTGCACTCCATCCTCCGTCTGGTTCTGAAGGCAGGAAACTACATGAACGCTGTGAGTATTATACcttttcttctcctcctttctttTTACCTTTCAGTTGAAAGAGAGAGACGTCCTTTATCTGTGTGCACAATGCTCCCGGTGTAGGACTAGGGTCTGCACTGGGGTGTGTTCCAGAGCGTCACTCTGGCTGCACCTGGGTTttgtaatgttgtgtttgtttaagatgtcaggtgtgtgtgtgtgtgtgtgacctattTTCACTGACCTACTGTATTTGACCTCAGGGTGGGTACGCAGGCAACGCAGCGGGGTTCCGATTCCCTTCCCTGCTCAAACTGGCCGACACTAAAGCCAACAAGCCAGGCATGAACCTCCTGCACTTCGTGGCCATGGTAAgacctgatctaggatcaggtactTCTTGTGCATAATAGCTGTATTCCTTGTCATctaaaatgcaaaactgatcctaCTGTAGTTCTGCACTCCTACCCTGATGTAGTCCAAtatacaccttcctaatattgagttgtacccgcttttgacctcagaacagcATCAAATCAATTGGACTctatacaaggtgttgaaagcgttccacagggatgctgacccatgttgactccaatgcttcccacagttgtgtcaagttggctggatgtcctttgggtggtgggctattcctgatacacacaggaaactgttgagtgtaaaaaataaaaaccagcACCGTTGTAGTTTGACACTCAAAGCGGTGCAACCAGACACCCACtaccctgttcaaaagcactcaatcttttgtcttggccattcaccctctgaatggcacacatacacaatccgtctcaattgtctcaaggcttaataatccttctttaacctgtctacttcccttcatctacactgattgaagtggattaaactggtgacgtcaataagggatcatagctttcacctggattcacctggtcagtctgtcatggaaagagcaggtgttcataatgttttgtacactcagtgtaagtcACACTGCAGTGAAGAGGAGACCCTTGAAGTGCTTGACTTGAATTTATCTTTCAGTGAAGACTTAAGCTAAAGCATTAATATGCCACATCTAAAGAACCTCACTAGATGCAGTTCAAAGATGACAGAATGAATCCCAGACTACTATTTACTGAAGACTAACAACCATCTGACAGACTGCACATTTTAGTTTCCTTTTAAAAACTTGACACTTGTTATATCGCAGAATTGTTCAATTGGCACAGATGAAACGGGGCTTCAGAATCTCTTTCAAACTATGTGTTGGGTATTTGTTGTATTTGACCAACCATGAATTATTACATTCACAATAACCATATCAACACACTGAATCGTGACACAATGCAATGATTCATCCAGAATTATGACGGCTCGCTGTGTGAAACAATAACTGGAtcagctctgtctctgtctccacagGAAGCGGTGAAAAAGGACCAAAGTTTACTGTCGTTTCCTGGCCAACTAGGACATGTCGGCCCCGCCTCCAGGTTAGTAAGGGCCAATAATACATACCCTCCTCCCTCAAAGAGACTGGGCCACGTTCAGCTGCCAAAAATTGTTGTTGCAGATAGAATTGCCATGAATAGAGCCAACATGATTCCTTGGTCTACACGTCAGAGAGGCATATTTTTTTTCTATGTTACCTATTTCTATCCGAACGTTCCAAAACGTTGTCCTGCTGACCGCGTCCTTGTTCTAATAGTGTAACTTGGGACAAACACAGATCTTTACGTGAGCTGCTTGTAAAGCAAGGTTTCCATTTCCTTGCTTTTAACCAGTCCAGCAGATCTGTAATTAATTAAAGagaggaaagaaggaaggaaggaatctGAAGTGTTTGAACGTGGCCCGTGGTGTTTTGGATGCTTCTGGGAGATCCGTCCTATAAAATCAATACGCCCCAGCAGGCTGCtatctcacacagacacagacacacacactacgcCCAAAAAGACCCGTTTCAACAGGACTGTATTGTGTTACAGTACTGGAGCACTGTCCAGCTGTTAGTGATATAGCTATCCCCTTGTTTTAATATGGCTCATGACAACATTTCTGTTTCAATCCAGTATTACGGTTCTGTTGGGGTTTTGGGTTTGGTTAGCTATGTAGGACACTTagattgagtcccaaatggcacccagtaCTTTTTGTCaatgcactatattgggaatagggtgccatttgggacgcacccttaCTGTCAGTTACTCTGTGGGTATCGGTGTTACTGTAAGTCAGTCAGGACCTAGTAATGAGCGACAGCCTCACTCCTGCTGGGGTGGAGCCAAAGGGGACATTTTGGATGTATTAAGATGTCTGTCAGAGGAAAataacagctttatgtaggtcacAGCTTGGGAACCACTGCTTTGAGTTAAAataacagctttatgtaggtcacagcttgggaaccactgctttaaGTTAAAataacagctttatgtaggtcacAGCTTGGGAACCACTGCTTTGAGTTAAAataacagctttatgtaggtcacAGCTTGGGAACCACTGCTTTGAGTTAAAataacagctttatgtaggtgacAGCTTGGGAACCACTGCTTTGAGTTAAAataacagctttatgtaggtcacAGCTTGGGAACCACTGCTTTGAGTTAAAataacagctttatgtaggtcacagcttgggaaccactgctttaaGTTAAAataacagctttatgtaggtcacAGCTTGGGAACCACTGCTTTGAGTTAAAataacagctttatgtaggtcacAGCTTGGGAACCACTGCTTTGAGTTAAAataacagctttatgtaggtcacAGCTTGGGAACCACTGCTTTGAGTTAAAATAACAGCTTTGTGTAGGTCACAGCTTGGGAACCACTGCTTTGAGTTAAAataacagctttatgtaggtcacagcttgggaaccactgctctgaGTTAGAATCTAAGTAACAGCATCTTCTGAAACACAGATTCCCATATGGTTTACTTTGCCTCGTAGTCTCTCATGGATCGCAGAAACAGGTTGGGTTGTGGTTAAAAACACAAGGTTTTATCCAGAGCCGTACATTTGCAGTTTGGCCAACTTTTTGTTTTTTTTGGGGTCACAGAATCTCGCAGCAATCACTTTACTATCATCTATAAAGGTAAACTCTGCGAAATGACGTTGCCACAAGCAGCACCGGAGATATTGAGATAAGTGAGATGCAACACAGTCACAAACAGTATCTGCGCATGTGTACGGATTTGCTTCATTCAGCCTGTTCAGTGTGATAGTCAGGGAGTAGTTGAGCCTCGCGCTTCAATGTTCTTAGTTACGGAAATTGACCCActtatgctgtttactttctgcgtCTATCTCATATCACTGAATCTACCTTTTAAATGTCATGTCAAGTAATGCATCTCTTGTCTCTGTCTTCCTATAGGTTGTGTGAGGAGTTGGTAGTAGAGGATCTATCCAGGCTCCACAGTCGTCTGGTATCTCTCAGGATCAGTGTCCAGACGGAGGCAGAGATCCAGCAGCTCACACGGTCTTTCCTGGAGGTACTGAACTAGATTCTAGAACATGGATTTAGAACACACACTGATCTAGAACATACATAATTATTTAACACTGATCTATGGTATCTAATGAAGTGAGAATTTATGAACTCACAAAGAACAACATTGAAACGCACATGGCTTTGGTTAACTTTGAGTCTCTTCTCATCATATTCTTCCTCCTTGGTCAAAACAGTGAGTCtaatctccctttctctctctctctctaggtggcAGAGGAGCGTCTGAAGGAAGCAGAGGATGAGGTGGAGGGGATGAGGATGTCCAGTCAGGCTCTGGTTGAATTCTTCTGTGAGGATGACAGCATCTTTAAACTGGAGGAGGCCTGCAGGGTCTTCCACTCCTTCTGCCTTCGCTTCCAAAGAGCCGTACAGGTGAGACCGACTGATTTACATCAAACTGTCTCTATGGGTtcacactacatggccaaagtcCACATTgtaaacatttatgaaaactAAAATGAGCCTTTTGGTCTTAATTCAAGGTTTGGGTTAGACTTAGGGTtgggtttaaaatcagattttaagaagaggACTAGGTTGGGCTTCTGACTTTGTAGCTTGGGCAGATAGttatgaagacatcaaaactatggaatcatgtagtgaccaaaaaagtgttaaacaaatcaaaatatatttgagattcttcaaagtagccaccctttgccttgatgacagctttgcacactcggcattctctcaacctgcttcctgaggaagtcacctggaatgcatttcaattaacaaatatgacttgttaatttgtggaagagagaaacgacagtccatcattagtttaagacatgaaggtcagtcaatccggaaaatttgcagttgcaaaaaccatcaagcgctatgattaaactggctctcatgaggaccgccacaggaaagggagacccagagttatctctactgcagaggacaagttcattagagttaactgcgccacagattgcagcccaaataaatgcttcacagagttcaagtaacagacacatctcaacatcaactgttcagaggagactgagtaagtcatgccttcatggtcaaattgctgcaaagaaaccactactaaaggacaccaacaataagaagagacttgcttgggccaagaaacacgagcaatggacattagaccggcggAAATCtgacctttggtctgatgagaccaaattggagatttttggttccaactgccgtgtctttgtgagacgcagagtagctgaacggatgatctctgcatgtgtggttcccaccgtgaagcatggaggaggtggtgtgggggtgctttgctggtgatactgtcagtgatttatttagaattcaaggcacacttaaccagcgtggctaccacagcattctgcagcgatacgccatcccatctggtttgtgcttagtgggactatcatttgtttttcaacagaacaatgacccaaaacacacctccaggctgtgtaagggctatttgactaaggagagtgatggagtgctgcatcagatgacctggcctccacaatcacccgatttcaacccaattgaggtggttagggatgagttggaccgcagagggaaggaaaatcagccaacaagtgctcatcatatgtgggaactccttcaagactgtaggaaaagcattcctcatgaagctggttcagagaacgccaagagtgtgcaaagcaaatggtggctactttgaagaatctaaaatagattttgatttgtttaacacgttttttggttactacataatttcatgtcttatttcatggttttgatgtcttcggtattctacaatgtataaaatagtaaaaatatagtgtgtgtgtgtgtgtatataagacAGGAGTTATAGACTGATGAGGACAAAAAGACAGAGAAGATGGAGGCGTAGATGCTGTGCTGATAAATGTATACTTGATGTTTCTTCTTCTACCATAAACTAATGTAACTCATCCTGTTCCCTCTCAGGAAAACGCAGAGCGGGAACAAAAGGAGCAGAAGTGGATGGAGCGAGAGCGTGAGATGGTGGAGAAGCGTCGCTCCGTGGCCGTGTGTACAGGGCTGGACCTGGGTGTGGTTCTGGGTCGGGTGTCCCCACTGGGAACCCAGAAGAACCAGGATGACCTGGAGAGAACCCTTGAGAACCTGAGCCACACCTGGAGCCAGCGCAGCCTTAGAAGCCAGGAGAACCGCAGGCACTCCCACCACCTCCAGAACTACAACTCTCATCTCCTCCAGAACACCACCTCCGCTCCTCTTCAGACAAATCCCCACCTCAACAACTCCTCCAACCTCCGTAATACCTCCATCCACCCCCAGACCTCCCCAGGGCTTCCCTGCCCCACCTACCCCAGCCAGGAGAGGCCGTCCCTGGGGACAGAGACCAGGACAGAGCCCCTGGTCCGTCAGTCTCCAGGACTGGTTGGTGCTAAGAGACCAAATCATGAGGGGACAACTCCGACTCAAGTCTCACAAACTCAACATGAACTGACTTCTAACGTCACTCAAACCCAGTGTGGACGTAGATTCAATGTCCCCCAAAACAGGCAGGACATTATTGCATATGTCACCCAAACCCAACATGGAATTGCTACTAACATCATTGAAAGCCGACTCGCACCAACGGCTCAAGTGACTGAAACTCACCATGAACGGACAGTTGATGCCAGCCCTGACCAGTATGTACTGACCACTAAGTCTATGGCCAGTCCTTACAGACACTCCTCCACTACCACTACTGCCATCCCCAGTGTTAGAAGAAATACCATTGGTATTAGACACAGGTATGACCTAGAGGGGACTGACCCTACCCCTGTTTCTCAGGCGAAACACACAGACACCTCAGTCAGAGACGCAGCGCATCAGGACCCTGACCTCGCTCCTCTCACAGGGTCAACGGTCACTGAGGTGACTGAGCAGCCCTTTGAGAGCCAATCAAAATCATCCATGGCCATTGACGCCCCAGACGGTGTCCAATTGCAGGAGTCTAAGGGAGCCAAGGAGACCACACAAGGAAGTGGTGGTGCCTTGGAGCTGAGGCTTTCACCTGAGGGGGGAACAACCCAGCAGAGGGAAACAGAATCTCGCTCTACACCAGTGGAACAGAGATGGCTGCCTACCAGTCTACC
Proteins encoded:
- the LOC120039395 gene encoding FH2 domain-containing protein 1-like — encoded protein: MCWEAVKKDQSLLSFPGQLGHVGPASRLCEELVVEDLSRLHSRLVSLRISVQTEAEIQQLTRSFLEVAEERLKEAEDEVEGMRMSSQALVEFFCEDDSIFKLEEACRVFHSFCLRFQRAVQENAEREQKEQKWMEREREMVEKRRSVAVCTGLDLGVVLGRVSPLGTQKNQDDLERTLENLSHTWSQRSLRSQENRRHSHHLQNYNSHLLQNTTSAPLQTNPHLNNSSNLRNTSIHPQTSPGLPCPTYPSQERPSLGTETRTEPLVRQSPGLVGAKRPNHEGTTPTQVSQTQHELTSNVTQTQCGRRFNVPQNRQDIIAYVTQTQHGIATNIIESRLAPTAQVTETHHERTVDASPDQYVLTTKSMASPYRHSSTTTTAIPSVRRNTIGIRHRYDLEGTDPTPVSQAKHTDTSVRDAAHQDPDLAPLTGSTVTEVTEQPFESQSKSSMAIDAPDGVQLQESKGAKETTQGSGGALELRLSPEGGTTQQRETESRSTPVEQRWLPTSLPELSPQRAHQCSEVCSPDRERDRSYPRVGETLECHTLVRGLRSYDNLSPPPTTPLPKAPPSLCSKWRKERQAETPGAGAGLPMGKEDSRSGGNTPVVRGGAKRGLVPRARLPNDTGIHRARLISKPETQTPTGPVPNPNLQTTPRSTRLASPSIRSASIRSSPITRPTTTQTEVKRSSSTRSERSQAGGENQQLVPGKPTLTRRVSERAGLGLGPERERTSSTSTTSSTATTQPAFVRGSPLRVTKRLAPTSNSETQHSSQPRSTHSPSATAKTIRTAIIAAARTKTAKTSPGTEPSRAAVSACKTPTATRIPGPKMDRPASSPMWK